The proteins below come from a single Parageobacillus thermoglucosidasius genomic window:
- a CDS encoding glycoside hydrolase family 38 C-terminal domain-containing protein — MKKKRVYVVPHSHWDREWYFSIEDSDILLSENLDHLLNVLERDESYTAYVFDGQSSIVEEYIKVRPENKERLQKLIKMKRLFVGPWYTQTDSLLVHKESIIRNLLYGTKIAKEMGHSMEIGYLPDIFGQNAYLPSIFRGFGLQFSILQRGIYTDKLHGDVNFIWKSPDGQSVKANHIYLGYGPGKFLSSDREYVQKQLLPMIEKLEEMNRHCDHLLLPAGGDQVLVREHFPETVAELNDIDPEREYVLSDYETFMKETWADESFHNVIEGELLATQQSRIHHTIRSQRYDIKQMNAIVEHKLLHVLEPLAVIGQTLGLNYPKAWLDQMWKQLFDVHAHDSIGGCNSDETNEAILFRLKKINRMADGLMNVVKKQIARAISNKLEKENIYVFFHTQPRTFSGVVKGVIFTKSPNFQIMTTDGKPVQAEMTAQRHLSGGKKIVVTAEGEKEVALPGYYRTEIQLHVENAPPLGYCTYEIIEGQTGLEKRVRVEEEWIENDCFTVSYEQGMLTLTDKRSGETIRHFFRLENTGDAGDSYDYSPLEGDEPIYLEKAELLSVEKGCLTETMVVQHTVKAPANLTERKTNMKSSELTVMTTLELRKGEAFVRVRHEVENKMEDHRLRVLLKTPVANPRTSFADQGFSLVERSVDNPYLANWRERNFAEAPVPIYPLENVAGVHDDHFVFAVITKGIKEYEVLSGTKEFALTLFRSVGLLGRDDLLWRPGRASGINNQVVYTPDAQLKKKLDFEYAIYVAKEKRDPKRIFALIDAYRGHFASYQLQTLNTLEERLDRFEIPYPIERAPEQFSLLEIDNNAIFMSVCKQAYDDSSVVVRVFNPTSEPQTFTVKSPYVLSIVKTNLAEEEICEVAESCRIDAKGYITLKLKVMRDNEKM, encoded by the coding sequence GTGAAGAAAAAACGCGTCTATGTTGTGCCTCATTCTCATTGGGATCGGGAATGGTATTTTTCTATTGAAGATTCGGACATTCTTCTTTCGGAAAATCTTGATCATCTGTTAAACGTTCTAGAACGGGATGAATCGTATACGGCGTATGTGTTTGACGGTCAATCCTCGATCGTCGAGGAATATATAAAAGTTCGTCCGGAAAATAAAGAACGGCTCCAAAAGCTCATTAAAATGAAGCGTCTCTTTGTTGGCCCTTGGTATACGCAAACCGATTCGCTCCTTGTGCACAAAGAATCGATCATCCGCAATTTGCTTTACGGAACGAAGATTGCGAAAGAAATGGGCCATAGTATGGAAATTGGATATTTACCAGATATTTTCGGGCAAAACGCTTATTTGCCATCCATTTTCCGCGGTTTTGGCCTGCAGTTTAGCATTTTGCAGCGGGGGATTTATACGGACAAGTTGCACGGAGATGTGAATTTTATTTGGAAGTCTCCTGACGGCCAATCGGTAAAGGCGAATCATATTTATCTTGGGTACGGCCCTGGCAAATTTTTGTCTTCTGACCGTGAATATGTGCAAAAACAGTTATTGCCGATGATTGAAAAATTAGAGGAAATGAATAGGCATTGCGATCATCTTCTATTGCCAGCAGGCGGTGACCAAGTGCTTGTCCGTGAGCATTTTCCGGAAACGGTGGCGGAGTTGAATGACATCGATCCAGAGCGGGAGTATGTTTTGTCCGATTATGAAACGTTTATGAAAGAAACATGGGCGGATGAATCGTTTCATAACGTTATTGAAGGAGAATTGCTCGCCACGCAGCAATCGCGTATTCATCATACGATTCGTTCGCAACGATATGATATAAAGCAGATGAACGCCATCGTCGAGCATAAACTGCTGCACGTGCTCGAGCCGCTTGCAGTCATCGGCCAAACGTTAGGGTTAAACTACCCGAAAGCTTGGCTTGATCAAATGTGGAAACAATTATTTGATGTGCACGCCCATGACAGCATCGGGGGATGCAACTCGGATGAGACGAATGAAGCGATTCTTTTCCGTTTGAAAAAGATTAATCGTATGGCAGACGGCTTAATGAATGTCGTGAAAAAGCAAATCGCACGCGCCATTAGCAACAAGCTTGAAAAAGAAAACATATACGTTTTCTTCCATACACAGCCGCGAACGTTTTCCGGTGTAGTGAAAGGAGTTATTTTTACCAAAAGCCCGAATTTCCAAATCATGACGACAGACGGAAAACCAGTTCAAGCAGAAATGACCGCGCAGCGGCATTTGTCGGGAGGGAAAAAGATTGTTGTTACGGCTGAAGGGGAAAAAGAAGTCGCGCTTCCTGGATATTATCGGACGGAAATCCAGCTTCATGTAGAAAACGCCCCGCCACTCGGATATTGTACGTATGAAATTATCGAAGGACAGACCGGTTTAGAAAAACGTGTACGCGTGGAAGAGGAATGGATTGAAAATGACTGTTTTACTGTGTCGTATGAACAAGGGATGTTGACGTTAACCGATAAACGGTCTGGTGAAACGATTCGGCACTTTTTCCGGTTGGAAAATACGGGCGATGCGGGAGATTCGTACGATTATTCGCCGTTGGAAGGGGATGAACCGATTTATTTGGAGAAGGCCGAGCTCCTTTCGGTAGAAAAAGGTTGTTTGACGGAAACAATGGTCGTCCAACATACCGTTAAAGCTCCTGCGAACCTTACGGAGCGAAAAACTAACATGAAATCAAGTGAACTAACGGTAATGACTACGCTCGAGCTGCGTAAAGGGGAAGCGTTTGTGCGAGTCCGCCATGAGGTGGAAAACAAGATGGAAGACCATCGTCTTCGCGTGTTGTTAAAAACGCCGGTGGCTAATCCGAGAACATCGTTTGCCGACCAAGGATTCAGCTTAGTCGAACGTTCGGTCGACAATCCGTATTTAGCAAATTGGAGGGAGCGAAACTTCGCTGAAGCACCAGTACCGATTTATCCGTTGGAGAACGTGGCAGGAGTGCATGATGATCATTTCGTATTTGCCGTGATTACAAAAGGGATAAAAGAGTATGAAGTGTTAAGCGGAACGAAAGAATTCGCCTTAACGCTATTTCGCAGTGTCGGATTGTTAGGAAGAGATGATTTGTTATGGCGGCCAGGCCGGGCTTCGGGAATCAATAACCAAGTCGTTTATACGCCAGATGCGCAGTTGAAAAAGAAACTTGATTTTGAATATGCGATTTACGTGGCGAAGGAAAAACGGGACCCGAAACGAATTTTTGCGCTCATCGACGCTTACCGCGGCCATTTTGCGTCCTATCAGCTGCAAACGTTGAACACGTTGGAAGAGCGGCTTGACCGCTTTGAAATTCCGTATCCGATCGAGCGAGCGCCAGAACAATTTTCATTATTGGAAATCGATAACAATGCTATCTTTATGAGTGTTTGTAAACAGGCGTATGATGATTCATCGGTTGTTGTGCGCGTCTTTAATCCGACATCGGAGCCGCAAACATTTACAGTAAAAAGCCCGTACGTCCTATCCATTGTGAAGACGAATTTAGCGGAAGAAGAGATATGCGAAGTGGCTGAAAGCTGCCGCATAGATGCGAAAGGATATATTACATTGAAGTTAAAGGTGATGAGAGACAATGAAAAAATGTGA
- a CDS encoding sugar phosphorylase, translated as MKKCDVMAQVEQKLKEIYGQEYKEEYAVAFRSFIERWEAKQWRKNEPLSEKNVYLITYGDSIFEKGKPALETLHRFLKEQVGDIITDVHLLPMFPYTSDDGFSVTDYRKIHPKLGGWEQIEAMAADYRLMFDFVANHISKSSEWFQRYLADDPKYEHYFIPKDPSFDTSNVIRPRTTPLFHEYQGIHRVKTAWTTFSEDQIDLNFRHFPVLLEMTDILLEYAHRHGTSIRLDAIGFIWKESGTSCMHLPQTHAIIQLWRLLLDYFQPNTNIITETNVPHDENIRYFGNGMNEAHMVYQFSLPPLVLYTFTVHHSRKLTEWAKTIDKVSDSATYFNFLASHDGIGMRPTEGILTEEEKQLLVDKVLQNGGKVSYKTNTDGSQSVYELNINYFDALINKGVDVTEQQQVQKMLAAHAILLSVIGVPAIYYHSLLGSRNDYKGLEQSGIPRRINREKLEYSQIVRELQTNSRRCAIFRGLKRMIAIRRTQSAFSPYAPQQVIELGDHVFAVKRTNEQTGDSIYFVVNVTPAEIAVDLGVSGEDLWTGEKINRSFRLLPYQFVWVKEKLS; from the coding sequence ATGAAAAAATGTGATGTAATGGCACAAGTAGAACAAAAGTTGAAAGAAATATATGGACAGGAATACAAAGAGGAATATGCAGTGGCATTCCGCTCTTTCATCGAGCGTTGGGAAGCAAAACAATGGCGAAAAAACGAGCCGCTGTCAGAGAAGAATGTTTATTTAATCACGTATGGTGACAGCATTTTTGAAAAAGGGAAACCAGCGTTAGAGACACTGCATCGATTTTTGAAGGAGCAAGTAGGCGACATCATTACAGATGTCCACTTGCTTCCGATGTTTCCATATACATCCGATGACGGTTTTTCAGTGACAGATTATCGGAAAATTCATCCGAAACTTGGCGGTTGGGAACAAATTGAAGCGATGGCGGCGGATTATCGTCTCATGTTTGACTTTGTCGCTAATCATATTTCGAAATCGAGCGAATGGTTTCAGCGGTATTTAGCGGACGATCCAAAATATGAGCATTATTTTATTCCGAAAGATCCGTCTTTTGATACAAGCAACGTCATTCGTCCGCGCACGACACCGTTGTTCCATGAGTATCAAGGGATTCATCGGGTGAAAACGGCTTGGACAACATTTAGCGAAGATCAAATAGATTTGAATTTCCGGCATTTCCCTGTGCTATTAGAAATGACCGATATTTTGCTTGAGTATGCGCATAGACACGGCACGAGCATCCGGTTAGATGCGATCGGCTTCATTTGGAAGGAATCTGGTACAAGCTGCATGCACTTGCCGCAAACGCATGCAATTATTCAGTTATGGCGCCTTCTTCTCGACTATTTTCAGCCGAACACGAATATCATTACAGAAACGAACGTGCCGCATGATGAAAATATTCGTTATTTTGGTAATGGGATGAACGAGGCGCATATGGTTTACCAATTTTCTTTGCCGCCGCTCGTGTTATATACGTTTACGGTCCATCATTCTCGCAAGTTGACAGAGTGGGCGAAAACGATTGATAAAGTTTCCGACAGCGCTACGTATTTTAACTTTTTAGCGAGCCACGACGGAATCGGCATGCGTCCGACAGAAGGGATTTTGACGGAAGAAGAGAAACAACTGCTTGTGGACAAAGTATTACAAAACGGTGGGAAAGTGTCCTATAAAACGAACACGGATGGCAGCCAATCGGTGTATGAGCTGAATATTAATTATTTTGATGCGCTTATTAACAAAGGTGTCGATGTGACCGAGCAGCAGCAAGTTCAAAAAATGCTTGCAGCTCATGCGATTTTGTTATCGGTCATTGGTGTTCCGGCGATTTATTATCACTCTTTACTCGGTTCGCGCAATGATTATAAAGGGCTGGAACAATCGGGAATTCCGCGCCGGATAAATCGCGAAAAACTGGAGTACAGCCAAATTGTTCGTGAACTACAAACGAATTCTCGGCGCTGCGCGATTTTCCGTGGATTGAAACGAATGATCGCCATCCGCCGCACACAATCGGCATTTTCCCCGTACGCCCCGCAGCAAGTGATCGAACTAGGCGATCACGTATTTGCCGTAAAAAGAACGAACGAACAGACTGGCGACTCGATATATTTTGTTGTCAACGTGACACCAGCCGAAATTGCTGTCGATTTAGGAGTAAGCGGGGAAGATTTATGGACGGGAGAAAAAATAAACAGATCGTTCCGGTTGCTTCCGTATCAGTTTGTGTGGGTGAAGGAGAAATTGTCTTAA
- a CDS encoding IS630 family transposase, producing the protein MKRLKITDDHGFTARKLRKEERKIKDASLRQRVTAVRLIMEGYLGKEVAEMLNLHRQSVSTYVQLFNEGGLEKLLDKKTPPGKSPYLTEEQQKKLKHMILHSTPFEQGLGMATSWDTRIIPSYLQNQYGISMTRVGVNKMLHRLGLSYTRPTYTLAKGDEQKQRAFVQEMEMIKKLMTGDMVVLYADETHIRSYQALRATWAEVGKQKQIPTYGHHASVTLFGAVNVLDGKVVVQQASACNTGSFLEVVQRILQTYQGKYVLLVLDNARIHHAKQVQKFLRKHEEPIMFFFLPPYSPHLNPIERLWKWLKESVIANRFHKDLHAIEQSVNSFLEYIDNHCEEVLQRLGCACLRSRNVKLHLYKYWMYLCYFSHMHGVIKL; encoded by the coding sequence ATGAAACGATTGAAAATCACAGATGACCATGGATTCACAGCTCGGAAATTACGAAAAGAAGAACGAAAAATCAAAGATGCTTCTTTGCGTCAACGAGTGACCGCCGTCCGATTGATCATGGAAGGCTATCTCGGGAAAGAAGTGGCAGAGATGTTGAACCTCCATCGTCAATCCGTGTCTACCTACGTCCAGTTATTTAATGAAGGTGGATTGGAGAAGTTACTCGATAAAAAAACTCCTCCCGGGAAGTCTCCGTATCTGACAGAAGAACAACAGAAGAAGTTAAAACACATGATTTTACACAGCACTCCTTTCGAACAAGGATTGGGGATGGCTACTTCTTGGGATACTCGTATCATTCCATCCTACCTTCAAAATCAATACGGGATTTCCATGACAAGGGTAGGGGTGAATAAAATGCTTCACCGCCTTGGACTCTCCTACACTCGTCCCACCTATACCTTGGCGAAAGGAGACGAACAGAAGCAACGGGCATTTGTGCAAGAGATGGAGATGATAAAAAAACTGATGACCGGCGATATGGTTGTGTTGTATGCGGACGAAACACATATTCGTTCCTATCAAGCATTGAGAGCCACGTGGGCTGAAGTAGGAAAACAAAAGCAAATCCCTACCTATGGGCACCATGCCAGTGTCACGTTATTTGGTGCGGTAAATGTCCTCGATGGAAAGGTCGTCGTGCAACAGGCATCCGCTTGTAACACGGGTTCCTTTCTTGAAGTTGTCCAGCGCATTTTACAAACGTATCAGGGGAAATACGTTCTTTTGGTCTTAGATAATGCCCGGATTCATCATGCGAAACAAGTGCAAAAATTTTTGCGTAAACACGAAGAGCCAATCATGTTTTTCTTTTTACCACCCTATTCCCCTCATTTAAATCCGATTGAGCGTCTTTGGAAATGGTTGAAAGAGTCTGTCATTGCCAACCGATTTCACAAAGATCTTCATGCCATTGAGCAGTCAGTGAACAGTTTTTTAGAGTACATTGACAATCACTGCGAAGAAGTTCTACAGCGCTTAGGGTGTGCTTGCTTGAGAAGTCGAAATGTTAAGTTACATTTATATAAATATTGGATGTATTTATGTTATTTCTCGCATATGCATGGTGTTATTAAACTATAA
- a CDS encoding glycosyltransferase family 2 protein gives MNILFIVISSVFSIVLLYYSVLTVFGLYYRLKRKKRIMLDRYPSVDVLIPAHNEGKVIGKTLEAMVKLQYPGELHIYVLNDNSEDDTGMIADAFAERFKHVHHIRVPQGFPKGKSRVLNYGLEISGSEYFAVYDADNQPEPQALTLLVEAAETTVGAAGAVGYVRTVNEQKNWLTRMISLEFQVFQLLMQAGRWFLFRTGSLTGTNMLVKRSVIEEVGNYDVYALAEDAELTLRITRAGGLLPIVPESVTWEQEPEKLDVLIRQRTRWLQGNLYVIEKMLSSFDYYKGRMLVHTLQQLLVYVLFLMFLMVSDCLFIAGIFGYVSLTIPLPMLMIWYVSYLIYTVQLFSAQAAERTFSPLNLFIGFILYFTYAQLFILLFFRSLFYYLKAKRRNTVISWEKTIRF, from the coding sequence ATGAACATCTTGTTTATCGTTATTTCCTCCGTGTTTTCGATTGTTCTGTTGTACTATTCCGTTTTGACGGTATTTGGCCTGTATTATCGCTTGAAACGAAAGAAACGAATAATGTTGGACCGCTACCCAAGTGTAGATGTGTTGATTCCGGCCCATAATGAAGGAAAAGTCATCGGGAAAACGTTAGAAGCAATGGTGAAATTACAATATCCTGGAGAGTTGCACATCTATGTTTTAAATGACAATTCAGAAGATGATACGGGAATGATCGCCGACGCGTTTGCGGAAAGATTTAAGCATGTTCATCACATTCGTGTTCCGCAAGGATTTCCAAAAGGAAAGTCGAGAGTGTTAAATTATGGGCTGGAAATCTCCGGTTCCGAATATTTTGCCGTGTATGATGCAGATAATCAGCCGGAACCCCAGGCGCTAACCTTGCTTGTAGAGGCAGCCGAGACTACGGTTGGAGCAGCGGGGGCGGTTGGTTATGTCAGAACGGTAAATGAGCAAAAAAATTGGCTAACTCGTATGATATCGCTAGAATTTCAAGTGTTTCAGCTATTAATGCAAGCGGGGAGATGGTTTTTATTCCGGACGGGGTCATTGACAGGAACCAATATGTTGGTGAAGCGTTCGGTGATCGAAGAAGTGGGAAATTACGATGTATACGCATTGGCGGAAGACGCTGAATTGACACTGCGAATTACAAGGGCAGGGGGATTGCTTCCGATTGTTCCGGAATCGGTGACGTGGGAACAGGAGCCGGAGAAACTGGATGTTCTTATCCGGCAGCGAACACGATGGCTGCAAGGAAATCTTTATGTGATTGAAAAAATGCTTTCTTCCTTTGATTATTATAAAGGAAGGATGCTTGTCCACACGCTTCAGCAGCTGCTTGTATATGTCCTATTTTTAATGTTTCTGATGGTTTCGGATTGCTTATTTATTGCAGGTATTTTTGGATATGTGAGCTTAACCATTCCGCTGCCAATGTTGATGATATGGTATGTTTCTTATTTAATCTACACAGTGCAGCTGTTTAGCGCCCAGGCTGCGGAAAGAACGTTTTCGCCGCTAAATTTATTCATTGGCTTTATTCTTTATTTTACGTATGCGCAATTATTTATTTTGTTATTTTTCCGAAGCCTGTTTTATTATTTAAAAGCGAAGCGACGGAATACGGTAATATCGTGGGAAAAGACCATTCGATTTTAA
- a CDS encoding UDP-glucose dehydrogenase family protein: MDIAVAGAGYVGLVTAACLAEKGHKVACVDVDAGKVALLQSGKSPIYEPGLEELLKKNRERLLFTTDGAAAYRWADVIIIAVGTPEEPDGSVNLRYVREAAKQIAEAAEKDCVVAVKSTVPVGTGDQVERWIEENRKNPVHIEVVANPEFLSQGTAVKDMLYASRIVLGVESPQAEKVMKEVYDPFALPYVVTDRKSAEMVKYAANVFLALKISYINEIANVCEMVGANIEDVTAGMGMDPRIGSQFLRAGIGYGGSCFPKDTKALHWLAAGCDYELKTVQAAMEVNEKQKVKLIEKARTYVNHFCGLEVAVLGLTFKPGTDDIREAPSLANIAVLLEEGANVRVWDPAGMENAKRVFQKEVVYCSTIAEAITNADICFIFTEWQEIRQFDIRQYAALMKTPLVLDGRNCYSLDSAREAGIIYESVGRERVCPAEVRRRLLENVDVRNG, from the coding sequence ATGGATATTGCTGTAGCTGGTGCGGGATATGTTGGACTAGTCACAGCGGCGTGCCTGGCGGAAAAAGGGCATAAAGTCGCGTGCGTGGATGTTGATGCTGGAAAAGTGGCGTTGCTTCAAAGCGGAAAATCGCCGATCTATGAGCCTGGATTGGAGGAATTGCTGAAGAAAAACCGCGAGCGGCTGTTGTTTACGACTGATGGCGCGGCGGCGTACCGATGGGCCGATGTGATTATCATCGCTGTCGGCACTCCGGAAGAGCCGGATGGATCTGTGAATTTGCGGTATGTGCGGGAAGCGGCAAAGCAGATCGCAGAGGCGGCGGAAAAAGATTGCGTGGTGGCGGTGAAATCGACTGTTCCTGTTGGCACAGGGGATCAAGTGGAACGTTGGATAGAGGAGAATCGGAAAAATCCGGTTCACATTGAAGTTGTTGCGAATCCCGAGTTTTTATCACAAGGGACGGCGGTCAAAGATATGCTGTACGCGTCGAGAATTGTATTAGGAGTGGAATCGCCGCAGGCGGAGAAGGTGATGAAAGAGGTGTATGATCCGTTTGCTCTTCCTTATGTCGTGACAGACCGGAAAAGCGCAGAAATGGTGAAATACGCAGCCAACGTTTTTCTTGCCTTAAAAATATCCTATATTAATGAAATCGCGAATGTATGCGAAATGGTTGGCGCCAATATCGAAGACGTCACAGCAGGAATGGGAATGGATCCGCGGATTGGGAGCCAGTTTTTGCGCGCTGGCATTGGTTATGGCGGCTCGTGTTTCCCGAAAGACACCAAAGCATTGCATTGGCTTGCGGCCGGTTGCGATTATGAATTGAAAACGGTGCAAGCGGCGATGGAAGTAAATGAAAAGCAAAAAGTCAAATTAATCGAAAAGGCAAGAACGTACGTGAACCATTTCTGCGGATTGGAAGTGGCGGTGCTGGGCCTTACGTTTAAGCCGGGAACGGATGATATAAGAGAAGCGCCTTCCCTTGCCAATATCGCGGTACTTCTCGAAGAAGGAGCGAATGTCCGGGTATGGGATCCTGCCGGGATGGAAAACGCAAAGCGCGTATTCCAAAAGGAAGTTGTGTATTGTTCGACGATCGCCGAAGCGATAACAAACGCGGATATTTGTTTTATTTTCACGGAATGGCAAGAAATCCGGCAATTTGACATCCGGCAATATGCTGCTTTGATGAAAACGCCGCTTGTCTTAGATGGGCGGAATTGTTACAGTCTGGACAGCGCGCGCGAGGCGGGGATCATTTATGAGTCGGTTGGACGCGAACGGGTGTGCCCGGCGGAGGTCCGCCGCCGTCTGCTTGAAAACGTGGATGTGCGGAATGGCTAA
- a CDS encoding undecaprenyl-diphosphate phosphatase: MDIIMILKAIILGMVEGLTEFAPVSSTGHMIIVDDMWLKSQEFLGKYAANTFKVVIQLGSILAVVVVFKERFIDLLGLRGRHRDGQPRLKLMQVIVGLIPAGVLGVLFEDYIDEHLFSTATVLIGLVLGALLMIAADIFAKKAPKAQTVDQITYKQAFIVGLVQCLSLWPGFSRSGSTISGGVLVGMSHRAAADFTFIMAVPIMLGASVLSLLKNWQYFTMDALPFFIAGFISAFVFALVSIRFFLRLINQIRLVPFAVYRIVLALVIYIVYF; the protein is encoded by the coding sequence ATGGATATTATCATGATCTTGAAAGCAATCATTTTAGGAATGGTCGAAGGATTAACGGAATTTGCCCCTGTGTCTTCCACGGGCCATATGATTATCGTCGATGATATGTGGCTGAAATCGCAGGAGTTTTTAGGAAAATACGCGGCAAACACGTTTAAAGTCGTCATCCAGCTCGGCTCGATTTTGGCGGTCGTTGTTGTGTTTAAAGAACGCTTTATCGACTTGCTTGGGCTGCGCGGACGCCATCGCGATGGGCAGCCGCGCCTGAAACTAATGCAAGTGATTGTCGGACTTATTCCGGCAGGCGTATTAGGGGTGTTATTTGAGGATTATATTGATGAGCACTTATTTTCGACTGCAACCGTGCTGATAGGATTAGTGCTTGGGGCGTTATTAATGATCGCTGCTGATATATTTGCCAAAAAAGCGCCGAAAGCGCAAACGGTCGACCAAATAACATATAAGCAGGCGTTTATTGTTGGTCTTGTTCAATGTTTGTCGTTATGGCCAGGATTCTCCCGTTCCGGTTCGACGATTTCCGGCGGGGTGCTGGTAGGAATGAGCCACCGGGCGGCCGCCGATTTTACGTTCATTATGGCCGTCCCGATTATGTTGGGAGCGAGTGTGCTGTCTTTACTGAAAAACTGGCAGTATTTTACGATGGACGCTTTGCCGTTTTTCATCGCTGGCTTTATAAGCGCGTTTGTGTTCGCGCTTGTTTCGATTCGCTTTTTCTTAAGGCTTATTAACCAAATCCGCCTCGTGCCGTTTGCCGTTTATCGTATCGTCTTGGCGCTTGTTATTTACATCGTGTATTTCTAG
- a CDS encoding response regulator transcription factor gives MKIKVLLVDDHLLVMLGIQQLLEKEADLEVVNTICHPARLEEEIIKHTPDVIVMDIRMKNDNGIEWTKKITETYPTCKVVILSGYDYDEYIHAAYEAGAYAFVTKENSAFELANAIRQSHLGIKSFPADRLSNYHPLLTKVELKILQFISEDRTNAEISELLNISKRTVEHHVSSILRKLDVDSRVGAVVKAMKLGILE, from the coding sequence ATGAAAATCAAAGTATTACTAGTAGACGATCATTTATTAGTGATGCTCGGGATTCAACAATTGTTAGAAAAAGAAGCTGATTTAGAGGTTGTAAATACGATTTGTCATCCCGCCCGCTTAGAGGAGGAAATCATCAAGCACACCCCGGATGTCATTGTCATGGATATAAGAATGAAAAACGATAACGGGATTGAATGGACGAAGAAAATCACGGAAACATATCCAACATGTAAAGTCGTTATCTTATCAGGGTATGACTATGACGAATACATTCACGCTGCTTATGAAGCTGGAGCTTATGCGTTTGTGACAAAAGAAAATTCCGCCTTTGAATTGGCCAATGCGATTAGGCAAAGTCACTTAGGAATCAAATCTTTTCCAGCTGACCGATTATCCAATTATCATCCCCTTCTCACAAAAGTAGAATTAAAAATTCTCCAATTCATTTCCGAGGATCGGACAAACGCAGAAATTAGCGAGCTGTTAAACATCAGCAAAAGAACGGTCGAGCATCATGTATCTTCCATTCTGCGAAAACTGGATGTCGACTCACGGGTCGGAGCGGTTGTCAAAGCGATGAAACTAGGAATATTGGAATAA